In one Kluyveromyces marxianus DMKU3-1042 DNA, complete genome, chromosome 4 genomic region, the following are encoded:
- the CEF1 gene encoding Cef1p, whose translation MAPVPIYVKGGIWTNLEDQILKAAVQKYGTHAWSKVASLLQKKNARQCQSRWNEFLNPALNFTPFDVKEDEKLLDLAKRIPNQWRTIAEIMGRPAQTCIDRYNILLSVDKNKDGLETQMQVGEINPNNESLPAKEDKKELEDEEREMLAEARARLLNTQGKKATRKIRERMLEESKRIAFLQKRRELKQAGVDSKIKAPKKKYESQLDYNEDIAYEQRPLPGIYDTSKEDERTELLLRKFENLVEQKGVFDRKNNERPKELHKRKQEKQLTPVSIKVSESTNSVLTNEYKKPKLQLSAPKVKLQSKSISKKKSIIYLFESLPPPKNDFEIELDDSTVEDGDEDEKNNEYVNNINSESEVQTENKLQPAPSDKDHQQIVPKISSITEQAREDNTDNNFDGRITGNVVKSPHQNRKSIHEYLESILSSTSAVEVPESLHPKLEEHLQSTSIDTENEIIRMQNRITELRLTLEESVKPERDSISRLSLQLQNTLKPAVSGLAYQYYIDYMKYTRDYHLMAEEKERLEDNLELTKISGDVSV comes from the coding sequence ATGGCACCTGTCCCTATATATGTTAAAGGTGGTATTTGGACTAACCTAGAAGATCAAATCTTAAAGGCAGCTGTTCAGAAATATGGAACACACGCATGGAGTAAGGTAGCATCCCtccttcaaaagaagaatgcTAGACAGTGTCAATCACGTTGGAACGAGTTCCTTAATCCAGCGCTTAACTTTACTCCTTTTGATGTTAAAGAAGACGAGAAGCTACTAGATTTAGCAAAGAGAATACCGAATCAATGGAGAACTATTGCCGAAATAATGGGTAGACCAGCCCAGACTTGTATTGACAGATATAACATACTCTTGTCAGTGGATAAAAATAAGGATGGATTAGAAACTCAAATGCAAGTTGGTGAAATTAATCCAAACAACGAGAGTCTACCAGCCAAGGAAGACAAGAAAGAGttagaagatgaagaaagagaaatgCTAGCTGAAGCGCGGGCAAGATTGTTAAACACTCAAGGAAAGAAGGCAACCCGTAAGATCAGAGAACGGATGCTTGAAGAAAGTAAACGTATAGCTTTTTTACAGAAGCGTAGAGAGTTAAAACAAGCAGGTGTTGATAGTAAGATTAAAgctccaaagaaaaaatacgAGTCTCAACTTGATTATAATGAGGATATCGCTTATGAACAACGACCGCTTCCCGGTATATATGATACGTcgaaagaagatgaaagaACGGAATTACTTCTCAGGAAGTTTGAAAACTTAGTTGAACAGAAAGGTGTTTTCGACagaaaaaacaatgaaaGACCAAAAGAACTCCACAAGAGAaagcaagaaaaacagTTGACTCCAGTTTCGATAAAAGTATCAGAGTCAACGAACTCAGTTCTTACCAATGAATACAAGAAGCCAAAACTACAGCTCTCTGCACCTAAAGTGAAATTACAAAGTAAAAGTataagtaaaaaaaaatcaattatCTACTTATTTGAATCGTTACCGCCTCCTAAAAATGATTTTGAGATCGAGTTAGATGATTCCACAGTTGAAGATGGTGATGAGgatgaaaaaaacaatgaatACGTTAACAATATTAATTCCGAGTCGGAAGTACAGACCGAAAATAAATTGCAACCAGCACCAAGTGATAAAGATCACCAACAGATAGTACCGAAAATATCCTCAATCACAGAGCAAGCTCGTGAAGATAATACTGACAACAATTTTGACGGTAGGATAACGGGAAATGTGGTCAAATCTCCACATCAAAATCGAAAATCAATACATGAGTATCTGGAATCAATTCTCAGTAGTACATCTGCGGTGGAGGTACCGGAATCCTTACACCCAAAATTGGAGGAACATTTACAATCTACTTCAATAGACACTGAAAATGAGATCATTAGGATGCAAAATAGAATAACAGAACTTCGTTTGACTCTTGAAGAGTCTGTCAAACCAGAAAGGGATTCTATCTCAAGGTTGTCTCTACAACTACAAAATACTTTAAAACCAGCGGTTTCAGGACTTGCATACCAATATTACATAGACTACATGAAATACACACGAGATTATCATTTGATGGCggaagagaaagaaaggctGGAGGATAACCTTGAGCTTACCAAAATCTCTGGGGACGTGTCTGTTtaa
- the DBP8 gene encoding ATP-dependent RNA helicase DBP8: protein MSNPEFRSLGCSKWLAEALNAMKIIQPTAIQKACIPEILKGRDCIGGAKTGSGKTIAFAAPMLTKWSEDPQGMFGIVLTPTRELAMQIAEQFTALGSAMNIRVALVVGGESIVQQAIELQKRPHFIIATPGRLAHHILNSGEDTVGGLKRVKYLVLDEADILLTETFSKDLAKCVGILPPKSKRQTLLFTATMTDQVKALAEAPQIEGKLPVFSFQVESVDDVAIPKTLKTTYLLVPEHVKESYLYQILTSENYVNSSCIIFVNRTVTAEILRRTLKALDIRVTSLHSQMPQQERTNSLHRFRAQAARVLIATDVASRGLDIPVVELVVNYDIPGNPDTFIHRAGRTARAGRQGESLCLVTEKDIQRIEAIEDRINKKMEEFTDVGDTAVIRKSLSKVTTAKRESLMAMDKEGFGERRKMQKRKEENKGKSHRRS, encoded by the coding sequence ATGTCTAATCCTGAATTCAGATCGTTAGGTTGTTCAAAATGGTTGGCTGAAGCTTTGAATGCGATGAAAATCATCCAACCAACGGCCATTCAGAAGGCATGTATCCCAGAGATCTTAAAGGGCCGTGATTGTATTGGTGGAGCCAAGACTGGTAGTGGTAAAACAATTGCATTTGCAGCTCCCATGCTAACCAAGTGGTCCGAAGATCCTCAGGGTATGTTTGGTATTGTTTTGACCCCAACAAGAGAACTTGCAATGCAAATAGCAGAACAGTTTACAGCATTAGGAAGTGCAATGAATATCAGAGTAGCTCTAGTGGTTGGTGGTGAAAGTATTGTGCAGCAGGCAATTGAACTCCAGAAAAGACCACATTTTATAATAGCAACCCCGGGTAGACTAGCCCATCATATTTTGAATAGTGGTGAAGACACCGTCGGTGGATTAAAAAGAGTAAAATACTTGGTGCTAGATGAAGCTGATATTCTTTTGACGGAGACATTCAGTAAGGATCTTGCAAAATGTGTGGGTATTCTACCCCCAAAAAGTAAAAGGCAAACTTTACTATTTACAGCAACTATGACAGATCAGGTAAAAGCTCTAGCCGAAGCACCTCAAATCGAAGGGAAACTACCTGTATTTTCCTTCCAGGTTGAATCTGTTGATGACGTTGCAATTCCGAAAACACTAAAAACCACATATTTATTGGTCCCAGAGCATGTTAAAGAATCATATCTGTATCAGATATTAACTAGTGAAAATTATGTTAATTCCAGTTGCATTATATTTGTTAACCGTACTGTTACAGCAGAAATTCTCAGAAGAACTTTAAAGGCTTTGGATATACGAGTCACATCACTCCATAGTCAAATGCCTcaacaagaaagaacaaactCTTTGCATAGATTTAGGGCCCAAGCGGCCAGAGTTTTAATTGCTACAGATGTGGCATCTAGAGGTTTAGATATTCCGGTAGTCGAGCTTGTGGTAAATTATGATATACCAGGAAACCCAGACACATTTATTCACAGAGCTGGTCGTACTGCTCGTGCTGGGCGTCAAGGTGAATCGTTATGTCTCGTTACAGAAAAGGACATTCAAAGAATCGAAGCTATCGAGGatagaataaataaaaaaatggaagagTTCACTGATGTTGGTGATACTGCTGTCATAAGGAAATCATTGTCAAAGGTTACTACTGCGAAAAGAGAGAGTCTTATGGCAATGGAtaaagaaggttttggagagagaagaaaaatgcAGAAGcgtaaagaagaaaacaaggGAAAAAGCCATAGACGCTCTTAA
- the NOP19 gene encoding Nop19p, with product MSRSQEIKEKQALLAKFQHGFGNSTSKVLEWIDGSSSVQEQENKSKDDFFQLPVIQIGSGLSFNDTQDINDTDIHTIGEFIKGDKKVSSLAKKKRTNKDIQERNSVHRVRKDDSQAMVSLKNKIRNQQRQKIRNELPKDKKGSNNVNDKKQSQMQLQPSVDAESSSDDEADIKEQKHSKKKTGLLLFTGKKSKR from the coding sequence ATGTCTAGATCCCAAGAGATTAAAGAGAAACAGGCATTGTTGGCCAAGTTTCAACATGGATTTGGAAATTCTACCTCTAAAGTATTAGAATGGATCGATGGATCTTCATCcgttcaagaacaagaaaataagTCAAAAGATGACTTCTTTCAATTACCAGTTATTCAGATAGGTAGTGGATTATCCTTTAACGATACCCAAGATATTAATGACACAGATATACACACCATTGGTGAATTTATCAAAGGTGACAAGAAGGTTAGTTCACTAGctaagaaaaagagaacaaacaaagatatccaagaaagaaacagtGTCCATCGGGTAAGAAAGGATGACTCCCAAGCTATGGTATCattaaagaacaaaatacgaaatcaacaaagacaaaagatACGCAATGAACTTCCGAAGGATAAGAAAGGATCAAACAATGTAAACGATAAAAAACAATCACAAATGCAATTGCAACCTTCAGTGGATGCAGAATCTTCCTCcgatgatgaagcagaTATTAAAGAACAGAAACAtagcaaaaagaaaacagggTTACTGTTGTTTACGGGGAAAAAGTCCAAGAGGTAG
- the NMD3 gene encoding ribosome-binding protein NMD3: MNYTPLDQNHMQHQHATVLCCSCGVPMDGSSGLVMCYDCIKMNVDITEGIPREANVSFCRNCERFLQPPSQWIRASLESRELLALCLRRLKGLNKVRLVDASFIWTEPHSRRIRVKLTVQGEAMANTIIQQTFEVEYVVVAMQCPDCARSYTTNTWRANVQIRQKVPHKRTFLYLEQLILKHNAHVDTISISEAKDGLDFFYSQKNHAVKMIDFLNAVVPIKCRKSEELISQDIHTGSSTYKFTFSVEIVPICRDDLVVLPKKLAKSLGNICQFVLCSKVTNSIQFLDPTTLQTCDLSASVYWREPFSALAEVSQLTEFIVLDVEPTGQVRNKWVLADVTVARASDLGQNDQTYYVRTHLGGIIHPGDSVMGYFIANSNYNSELFDALNNDYVPDVVLVKKLYQRKTKKNRKWKLKRMAREHKDIEASQDYTSRQQKQEMERAERDYEVFLQELEEDEEMRQTINLYKSKTTAEHEAEMDEDEDEDAPQIDIDELLDELDEMTLEDQQQENEAGI, encoded by the coding sequence ATGAATTATACTCCACTAGATCAAAACCACATGCAACATCAACATGCTACTGTGTTGTGTTGCAGTTGTGGTGTGCCCATGGATGGTTCCTCAGGGTTAGTAATGTGTTACGACTGTATCAAGATGAACGTTGATATTACTGAAGGTATTCCAAGAGAAGCCAATGTTTCATTCTGCAGAAACTGTGAAAGATTTTTACAACCACCTAGTCAGTGGATTAGAGCTTCTTTAGAATCTCGTGAACTTTTAGCCCTTTGTTTGCGCCGTTTGAAAGGGTTAAACAAAGTCAGATTAGTCGACGCATCTTTTATCTGGACCGAACCTCATTCCAGACGTATTAGAGTGAAATTAACTGTCCAAGGTGAAGCAATGGCTAATACAATCATTCAACAAACCTTTGAAGTCGAATATGTGGTTGTTGCCATGCAGTGTCCTGACTGTGCCAGATCTTATACTACTAATACTTGGAGAGCGAACGTTCAAATTAGACAAAAAGTGCCCCATAAGAGAACATTTTTGTATTTGGAacaattgattttgaaacaTAATGCACATGTTGATACTATTTCAATTAGTGAAGCTAAAGATGgtcttgatttcttttattCACAGAAGAATCATGCTGTTAAGATGATTGACTTTTTGAATGCTGTGGTTCCAATCAAGTGTAGAAAATCTGAAGAGTTGATTTCTCAAGATATCCATACAGGTTCGTCGACATATAAATTTACTTTCTCAGTGGAAATTGTTCCAATCTGTAGAGATGATTTAGTCGTCTTACCAAAGAAACTTGCCAAATCCTTGGGTAACATTTGCCAATTTGTGCTTTGTTCTAAAGTAACAAACTCCATCCAATTCTTGGATCCAACAACACTACAAACTTGTGACTTATCAGCATCAGTGTATTGGCGTGAGCCATTTAGTGCATTGGCTGAAGTCTCTCAGCTAACAGAGTTCATCGTGCTAGATGTTGAACCTACTGGACAGGTGAGGAACAAATGGGTCTTGGCCGATGTTACTGTCGCAAGAGCTTCTGATTTAGGCCAAAATGATCAAACATACTATGTTAGAACTCACCTTGGTGGTATTATACATCCTGGTGACAGTGTTATGGGTTACTTTATCGCTAACTCTAACTATAACTCTGAATTATTTGATGCTTTGAACAACGATTATGTTCCTgatgttgttcttgtcaaGAAATTataccaaagaaagaccaagaagaacagaaaGTGGAAGTTGAAGAGAATGGCAAGAGAACACAAGGACATCGAGGCCTCCCAAGACTACACCTCTAGacaacagaaacaagaaatggAACGTGCAGAAAGAGATTACGAAGTGTTCTTGcaagaattagaagaagatgaggaaatGAGACAAACCATCAACCTATATAAGAGTAAAACTACCGCTGAACATGAAGCTGAAATggacgaagatgaagatgaagatgctCCACAAATTGATATCGATGAATTGTTGGATGAACTTGATGAAATGACTCTAGAggatcaacaacaagaaaacgAAGCCGGAATTTAA
- the ATG7 gene encoding Atg7p — protein sequence MVSDLKFAPSFQSFVDSSFFHELSRLKLDIFKLDSDEKALYTQLDLNQFTSNVLAISLRDDSFQKPDNDEHNIILKGYLLNFNTIELFKNCNKIQFIKEKGQELLQRGLENDLNEIISFYMISFADLKKYKFYYWICMPSFQSDGATYQIISSKVIASDSDISVSFIKQNVIIACVISGVIQKATPDNLKVCEKVVFKDFSHLKDIPSAVTKNILTVWSKLSPRETYTICFLRSDESSFEAEIIINNGNNPSLKVSGWEKNGLGKLAPKSIDLSSLMDPVKIADQAVDLNLKLMKWRIAPKIDLDGIRNTKALLLGSGTLGCYVSRVLLAWGVRHISFVDNSTVSFSNPVRQSLYNFEDCGKPKAQIASEALKRIFPSVESSGYQLEIPMIGHPVTNEKKQRQDYEALEDLIKSHDVIFLLMDARETRWLPSVLGRLHNKIVINAALGFDSYLVMRHGNDDDKLGCYFCNDILAPSDSLTDRTLDQMCTVTRPGVALLAASQAVELLVTYLQPTPNVLGTSPHQIRGFLNEFKTVSQSTPEYEHCCAGNKSVISALQENGWNFVRQALDDYKCVEKLSGLSKVQEEAELALEEDFDFSEDDEFVTG from the coding sequence ATGGTAAGTGATTTGAAGTTTGCACCATCATTTCAATCGTTTGTGGACAGCTCGTTTTTCCATGAACTATCGAGGTTAAAATTAGATATTTTCAAACTAGATTCAGACGAGAAGGCACTTTATACGCAATTAGATCTCAACCAATTCACTTCAAATGTCCTAGCTATATCACTACGAGATGACAGTTTTCAGAAACCTGATAATGATGAGCACAATATCATTTTGAAGGGTTATCTGCTAAATTTCAATACCATTGAACTATTTAAAAACTGTAATAAAATTCAGttcattaaagaaaagggcCAAGAATTGCTACAACGTGGTTTGGAAAAtgatttgaatgaaataatAAGCTTCTACATGATTAGTTTTGCTGACTTAAAGAAGTATAAGTTTTATTATTGGATCTGTATGCCAAGTTTTCAGTCGGATGGAGCAACATATCAAATTATATCAAGTAAGGTAATAGCCTCCGATTCTGACATCAGTGTATCATTCATTAAACAAAATGTGATCATCGCATGCGTGATAAGTGGTGTTATACAGAAAGCGACTCCAGATAATTTAAAGGTTTGTGAGAAAGtagttttcaaagattttaGTCATTTGAAAGATATTCCTTCAGCGGttacaaaaaatattctaACAGTTTGGAGTAAATTATCACCTAGAGAGACTTACACAATCTGCTTTTTACGTAGTGATGAGTCAAGTTTTGAAGCAGAaattataataaacaaTGGAAACAACCCATCGTTGAAAGTTAGCGGTTGGGAAAAGAACGGACTTGGTAAATTAGCTCCAAAATCTATTGACTTAAGTTCTTTAATGGATCCAGTAAAGATTGCCGACCAAGCAGTCGATTTGAATCTTAAGTTAATGAAATGGAGAATAGCGCCCAAAATAGATTTAGATGGAATTCGTAATACAAAAGCCCTATTGCTAGGATCTGGAACACTCGGTTGCTACGTTTCACGTGTTTTATTGGCGTGGGGTGTCCGTCATATCTCCTTTGTGGATAATAGTACCGTGTCCTTTTCAAACCCTGTTAGACAATCTCTATATAACTTTGAAGACTGTGGAAAACCCAAAGCGCAAATAGCGAGTGAAGCCTTGAAGAGAATTTTCCCATCAGTGGAATCGTCTGGCTATCAATTGGAAATCCCTATGATTGGACATCCCGTCACCAACGAAAAAAAGCAAAGGCAAGATTATGAAGCTCTTGAAGATCTTATAAAAAGTCATGACGTTATATTTCTATTGATGGATGCCCGTGAAACTAGATGGCTTCCTTCTGTCTTGGGAAGATTGCACAATAAGATTGTCATTAATGCTGCTCTTGGTTTTGATAGCTACTTAGTAATGAGACATGGAAATGATGACGATAAACTTGGGTGTTATTTCTGTAACGACATTTTGGCACCCAGTGACTCCCTAACAGACAGAACTTTGGATCAGATGTGTACAGTTACCAGACCTGGTGTTGCATTGTTGGCAGCATCCCAAGCAGTTGAATTGCTGGTCACATATCTCCAGCCTACACCAAATGTATTAGGAACATCGCCACATCAAATTCGAGGGTTTCTCAATGAATTTAAGACCGTAAGTCAAAGCACTCCGGAATATGAACACTGTTGTGCCGGTAATAAAAGTGTAATATCCGCATTGCAAGAGAATGGGTGGAATTTCGTTAGGCAAGCTCTTGACGATTACAAATGCGTTGAAAAACTAAGTGGGCTATCGAAggtccaagaagaagctgagTTAGctttagaagaagatttcgacttttctgaagatgatgagTTTGTAACTGGATGA
- the GCN5 gene encoding histone acetyltransferase GCN5, with protein MPVKRRYTGQGRSQTKRGKNGKIKDTIKPKVEQEETPEIEESPSVLDPADDTSKAADANDEEQEAKEPPENNEDVESVKEGSDSVNENDSEKADVKEEENTGSSVTNDNKEKEESKLEEKQLEKEADEKADAQPIAENEVVDEEAGITKFDFDGQEYSYKDRPSVMEEKEGKIEFRVVNNDNSKENMMVLTGLKNIFQKQLPKMPKEYIARLVYDRSHLSMAVVRKPLTVVGGITYRPFDKREFAEIVFCAISSTEQVRGYGAHLMNHLKDYVRATSPIKYFLTYADNYAIGYFKKQGFTKEITLDKNIWMGYIKDYEGGTLMQCSMLPRIRYLDAAKILLLQEAAIQRKIRSISKSHIVRPGLKQFEDLTNIKPIDPMTIPGLKEAGWTPEMDELAQRPKRGPHYAAMQNLLTELQNHAAAWPFLQPVNKEQVPDYYEFIKEPMDLSSMEMKLNGNRYEKMENFIYDARLIFKNCRAYNGENTSYYKYANRLEKFFNSKVKEIPEYAHLVD; from the coding sequence ATGCCGGTCAAAAGGCGCTATACCGGTCAAGGTAGATCACAAACTaagagaggaaaaaatGGTAAGATAAAAGATACGATAAAACCAAAAGTTGAACAGGAAGAAACACCcgaaattgaagaatcaCCATCAGTTTTAGATCCTGCTGATGATACTTCCAAGGCAGCGGATGCAAACGATGAAGAGCAAGAGGCAAAAGAACCTccagaaaataatgaagacGTTGAATCAGTAAAGGAGGGATCAGATTCAGTCAATGAAAACGATTCAGAAAAGGCAGACgtcaaagaagaggaaaataCCGGATCATCGGTCACAAATGacaacaaagagaaagaagaatccAAATTAGAGGAAAAGCAGTTGGAAAAGGAGGCAGATGAAAAAGCGGATGCGCAACCAATTGCTGAGAATGAGGTTGTTGATGAGGAGGCAGGAATAACAAAGTTTGATTTCGATGGGCAGGAATACAGCTATAAAGACAGACCAAGTGTCATggaggaaaaggaaggtAAAATTGAATTTAGGGTGGTCAATAATGATAACAGTAAGGAAAATATGATGGTTTTAACTGGTTTGAAAAACATCTTCCAAAAACAACTACCTAAAATGCCCAAAGAATATATTGCAAGACTAGTGTACGATCGATCACATCTCTCTATGGCAGTTGTTAGGAAACCACTAACAGTGGTGGGTGGTATAACATATCGTCCATTTGATAAACGTGAGTTTGCAGAGATTGTGTTCTGTGCGATCAGTTCTACCGAGCAAGTGAGAGGGTATGGTGCTCATTTGATGAATCACTTGAAAGACTATGTTAGGGCAACATCTCCAATAAAATATTTCTTGACATATGCAGACAATTACGCAATTGGTTATTTCAAAAAACAAGGCTTTACTAAAGAAATCACCCTAGataaaaatatatggaTGGGGTACATCAAGGATTACGAAGGGGGTACTCTAATGCAATGTTCTATGTTACCAAGAATTCGCTATCTCGATGCAGCTAAAATTCTCTTACTACAAGAGGCGGCAATCCAGAGAAAAATTCGAAGCATATCAAAATCCCATATAGTTCGTCCCGGATTGAAGCAGTTTGAGGATTTAACAAACATAAAGCCAATAGACCCAATGACGATACCTGGATTAAAGGAAGCAGGTTGGACTCCTGAAATGGATGAGCTTGCTCAAAGGCCTAAACGTGGACCCCACTATGCTGCTATGCAAAATCTGTTAACAGAGCTCCAAAATCATGCTGCTGCTTGGCCGTTCTTACAACCAGTTAATAAGGAACAGGTTCCTGACTATTATGAATTTATAAAAGAACCTATGGACTTAAGTTCTATGGAAATGAAGTTGAATGGAAACAGATATGAGAAGATGGAAAATTTCATATACGATGCCAGACTAATATTTAAAAACTGCAGAGCGTATAATGGCGAAAATACATCATACTACAAATATGCTAACCGTTTAgagaagttcttcaactctAAAGTTAAGGAGATTCCGGAGTATGCGCATCTTGTGGATTAA
- the PUP2 gene encoding proteasome core particle subunit alpha 5, whose amino-acid sequence MFLTRSEYDRGVSTFSPEGRLFQVEYSLEAIKLGSTAIGVVTNEGIVLGVEKRVTSALLESDSIEKIVEVDTHIGCAMSGLTADARSMLEHARVNAVTHELYYDEKITVESLTQSVCDLALRFGEGASGEERLMSRPFGVALLIGGYDDEQGFQLYHAEPSGTFYRYNAKAIGSGSEGAQSELQNEWHSSLTLKEAESLVLKILKQVMEEKLDENNAQLSSITKEGFKIYSDEQTAEIIKEVKEKEAAEAQEAARANTQGSDVEMEG is encoded by the coding sequence ATGTTTTTGACTAGAAGCGAATACGATCGTGGTGTGAGCACCTTTTCCCCAGAAGGGCGTCTTTTCCAAGTCGAATACTCATTAGAGGCAATCAAATTGGGTAGCACAGCCATTGGTGTTGTGACGAATGAGGGTATTGTACTTGGTGTAGAGAAGCGTGTGACGTCAGCATTGTTAGAGAGTGATTCCATCGAGAAAATAGTGGAGGTAGACACGCATATTGGATGTGCCATGAGTGGTTTGACCGCAGATGCAAGATCTATGCTTGAGCATGCCAGAGTCAATGCTGTAACACACGAATTATATTACGACGAAAAAATTACAGTAGAGTCCTTGACGCAATCTGTTTGCGATCTTGCGCTAAGGTTCGGTGAAGGTGCGTCTGGTGAAGAAAGACTAATGTCGAGACCGTTCGGTGTGGCTCTATTGATAGGTGGATACGACGATGAGCAAGGGTTCCAATTGTACCATGCGGAACCATCCGGAACTTTCTACCGTTATAATGCGAAGGCCATTGGTTCCGGTTCTGAAGGTGCCCAATCGGAACTACAAAACGAGTGGCACTCATCCTTAACATTGAAGGAAGCCGAATCTCTAGTACTAAAAATCTTAAAACAGGTcatggaagaaaaacttGATGAGAACAACGCACAGTTGAGCAGTATTACCAAAGAAGGGTTCAAAATTTACAGCGATGAGCAAACTGCAGAAATCATAAAAGAAGTAAAGGAAAAGGAGGCTGCGGAAGCTCAAGAAGCTGCAAGAGCAAATACTCAAGGTTCAGATGTAGAAATGGAGGGGTAG